DNA sequence from the Tenacibaculum mesophilum genome:
TTTATAGGTTATCTCGTTGTTGGGCTTGTATTTCTCGTATTCAACAATTTTAGCAATCTCATTTTGTAGTTTTTCAATTTCTTTACTGTTTTCTTCGTAAGGATTTTCAGCTTTGTCTATAAGTTGAGTAGCATCTATTTTTATTTCAATAGTTTTTTGAAATGAGTATTGATCGTATGGAGCTGTTTTAAGAATACTACAAGAAGAAAGAAAAGCAGTAATGAGGATTAAAATAAAGAAGAGTTTGTTAGTTTTCATAGTTAAGTTAATTTTTACCGAATAAATTTAATAATTTCTAAAAAAAGAATTAGAGATAAAACCCTGAAAATTTCATAGGGTTTTAATGGTAGATGTTTTAAAAATAAACTTGAATAGTATTATAAAAAAGGGAGTTGAATTTTCAACTCCCTTTTTTATGAGGCAATATAGTGTTTTACAACCCATAAAGGAATATGTAAATCTTGTGTAAATAACTCTTCTGTTACACTTCCTACTAAAAGAGAAGTGAAGTTATTATGCCCTTTATCTGCTACAAATAAAATATCAGTTTTGTCTTTTTCTGCAATAGCTCTTATTTTTTCAGGAATACTGTCATCACCAGCAGAAGCTTTTATTGTTTCTACGTTTGAAGCTTTTGTTTTATTAAGTAGTTTCTCAAATTGCAAGCTAACGTGTTTTTCCACTTTTTCGCGAGCTTTATCTATTTTAATGTAAGGAAAAAATAACTGAGGGATTTTAAAAACATTTAATACTTTTAATGTAGGTTGCTCTTTCTTTTTGTTAATGGAAGAAGCGGTGTTGAAAGCTTTAAGAGAGGCCGAAGAAAAATCGGTTGCAATCATTAGGTTTTCTGGATTTAGATTGGCTTCTTTAGGAATGGAAAGAATATTGCATTTTGCCATTCGTAATAGTTTTCCTGAAACCGATCCAGATCCTTTGTAGGTGTTTTTATTACCTAAAATAATTAAATCAGCATGATATTTATTAGCAACATAGCTAATTAAGCTCTCTGTATAAGCATCGTCAGAAACTAATAACTCATAATTACAATCGGCATCAAAATGTTTGTTGATGCTGTTGTCTAACTCCTCTTCAATAATATCTTCAATACTAATGTTTTCTAACTGTTCAGAAAATAAGTTGCTTATTTCATACTTTTTTACATTATGAATAAAATATACATTCTCTGTTTCATGGTTTTTTGCAAGCATGCTACAATACTTAATAAGTGTAACATCTAGTTCGGAAAGATCTAAGGCAACTAGTATATTTTTAATTTTCATAATTTAAGATTTTTGTTTTTTCGAATCTATTAATCTTTTCACAGTTTCCTGGTATTCTTCCTTTTCTTTTTGGTTTAGACGTTTGAGATGTTCTTTATAATCTTCTTTTAATCCTTTAAAAAGAGAATAGCACATTAATAACAAAAGTAAGGTAAAAGGAAGTCCGGTTGCAATAGATGCTGTTTGAAGAGCTTTTAAGCCACCTCCTAATAATAAAACGGCAGCCACAGCACCTTCTGCAAGTGCCCAAAATATTCGTTGACCTACTGGGGCGTCAATTTTTCCTCCAGAAGTTAAACTATCTACCACTAAAGAACCAGAATCTGATGAGGTAACAAAGAAACTAGCAATAAGTACAATAGCGATAATATTTAGTGCCATGGAAAAAGGGAAATCTTCTAAGAAGACAAAAAGAGCGGTAGCAACATTGTCATTTACACCGTCTGCAATAGTTGTATCTCCACCTAAAATCTCATGTAACGAGGTTGCTCCAAAAGCCGTAATCCAAAATAAGGTAATCAATGTAGGAACAATCAATACTCCAAGAATAAACTCTCTAATAGTCCTTCCTTTAGAAACACGGGCAATAAACATACCTACGAAAGGAGACCAAGCAATCCACCATCCCCAATAAAAAATAGTCCATGAGTTTTGCCATTCTGTTCCAGTATAAGCTTCAGCCCATGTGGAAAGGCTAATTAAATCATTTGCATAACTACCTGTATTTTGTACAAATGACTTTAAAATGAAAATAGTAGGCCCTAGAATTACTACAGCAAGTAATAAAAGTACTGCAATGCGCATATTCATTTCACTTAAAAATTTAACACCTTTGTCAACTCCTGAGATTACAGAAATGGTAGCAATTAATGTAATTCCTACAATTAACCATATTTGTAGCGAAATTCCTGAATTTAAACCAAAAACATGCTCTAAACCTGCGGCAACTTGTTTAACACCTAGGCCAAGAGAGGTTGCCAAACCAAAAACAGTAGCTAAAACAGCAAAAATGTCTATAATATCACCAATTCTACCATGAATTCTATCTCCTAAAAATGGGTAGAAAACAGAGCGGATTGTTAAAGGAAGTCCTCTGGAATACGTAAAATAAGCTAAAGATAACCCCACCAAAGCGTAAATACCCCAAGCATGTAATCCCCAATGTAAAAAAGTAACATTCATGGCTTCTTTGGCAGCAGCAGCTGTATTAGGGTCAGCTAAAGGAGGAGAAGAAAAATGATAAACAGGTTCAGCAATACTCCAAAAGAGTAATCCAATACCCATACCAGCACTAAAGAGCATTGAGAACCAAGAAGTGGTTGAGAACTCTGGTTTAGCTTTTGCTCCACCAATACGTAAGCTTCCGTATTTACTAAAAGCTAAGTAAAGCATAAACGCAACAAAAATATTTACCGCCAAGATAAATAGCCAACCAGTTTTGTTAGCTATAAAATTTTGTGTTATATCAAAATATGATTGAGCTCTTTCTTTAAAAAGCAAAGTTAAAGCTACACTAAGTATAATTACAATTGAAGATGTGAAGAATACAGGTCCGTTAACATTGAGTCCAAAAATTGATTTCCGTTCGTCACTTCTAATTATTTTTTTTGCTTTCTTCATGTGTTAATGTTTTGTTCTATTAAAAATAATATCCAATATTTATGTTAAATCTCATGTCCCAATTAGCATTAGGAGTTCCGTTGGCTAAAGCATTTGTCCATACAGGTCCTAACCAAGGATGATCTTTTCCTGCTGCAAAGTCTATATAGGTATAAACATTACCAGCTGTTACCAAGAGCCCAAAAACATTCATAATACTGTCTTCAAAATTCTCAGCTGTTTTATCCATATAACCAAAGTCATTATAAACTTGTATGCTAGAAATAGGTTTCCATTTTACAGGGAAGGTATATGCAGCGCCTAAAGTATATGTTGTTGCTTCTGTTGCAGTAAGGTAAGGAGCTCCATAAGCAGTTAAGGCTATAAGATCTTTATAAGTAGTATTCTTTGTGTTGTATTTGTATTTAGATACTTGCGCTTTAGTATCAAAGTTTTTCACGTTTAATTGATAGTGTAAGGCAAAGGCATGATGGCTAGAGGTGTCTTCGGTGTCTAGATTATAGAGACCACCATATTGTGCAGAAAAACCTATTTTGTGTTGTGTGTTTTTATTTCCGAAGTGATAATTTACTTTTCCATTTAATTGGTTTGTTTCTTTATACCTTAAGTCTAAGGAGCCATCCCCATTAATGTCTATAGAAGCAACATCGTATGAGTATCGACTATCGGAAACATCAGAGTTACTTCCAAAATTAAGTTCTTCAGCATTTTTGAAAAAAGCTAAAGCATATTCCCATTTTTTGCCTTTGTGTGTGAATTTTAAACCCATATCATGATCGTCTTCTAAACCAAGGTAATAGTTAATACCAAAAAACCAGCTATGAGAATTGTATTGAGTAATACCAAAAGGTACTTGCGTTAATCCTAATTGAATGTTGTCTTTTTCATTAAAATCATACCCTAGCCAACCTTGTTTAAGCATACCTCCTCCAAAACTTTGAGAATAAAAACGGTACTCAGCATTAAGTTTTATTCCTTTGTATTTTGCTTTAGCGTTAATTCTGAAGACGTCGAAACCGAAATCGCCTCCACGTTTTTTTTGACCATCTTTCCAAGAAGATAGGTTATAGTTAAATCGTAGTGCTCCGCCAATTTTAACCTCAGGCTTTTCTTGTGAAAACATAACTGTAACAAAAGAAAAAGCAACCAAGATTAGGCTTTTTTTTGTGAAATTCATTATTAATATTGATAAATGTAAAGGAAGTGTACTTGTAAAAGTACATGCTCAAGTGAAAGGAGAAGAGAGTTCTCTTTTTAGCTTAAAAGAATGATGGTTGTCTTGAAGGGGGAATGAATTTATCTGATTGATTCCTAAAAACTAAAAAGTTAAAACTGAATACTCGTTTGTTCTTTTTGTCTTTGAGTTTTTTTATCATAAGGCCGCAAAGGTACTGATTAAAAAGGGGAGGTAAAAGAAAAATTTTATAAAAAGCACTTGCAAATGATATGTAAGTGCTTGTTTATGTGTTTTGTATAAACAAAAAAAGCTTCACAAAAAGTGAAGCTTTAAAGGTGGTCCCACATGGGCTCGAACCATGGACCCCCTGATTATGAGTCAGGTGCTCTAACCAACTGAGCTATAGGACCTGTTAAATTTGGATTGCAAAAATAAAACTTTTTTTAAATAAACACCTATTTTTTTACACTTTTCTGCTCATTAAATTTTTTCCAAAAGTACGTAACCCTTCTTTATGTTGATCAGAAATGTTAAGGTGATTTAAGCTTTCGAAAGACTTATCTGTGTAGTACTCAATAAGTTTGTGTGTTTCTTCTGGGATGTTGTTTTTCCTAAAAATAGATGAAACAATAGCTACTTTTTCAGTGTTATTTTTTTGCTTTCTATTGTAAAGATCTAGTAAATTTTCTTTGTCAGAACTATTTGCAACTTCTAAAGCTTTTAAATAAAGATATGTTTTCTTATTTTCGATAATATCTCCTCCTACTTGTTTTCCAAAAGAATCTGGATCACCAAAGGTGTCTAAATAATCGTCTTGTAGTTGAAAAGCGATTCCTAAATTTAAACCGTAATTGTATAAATGTTGAGCTTGTTCTTCGTCAGCTTTAGCAACAATAGCGCCCATTTTTAAAGCAGCAGCAACTAAAACAGATGTTTTTAATGTAATCATTTCAATGTACTCATTAATGGTTACATCATTTCTAGTTTCAAAGTCAACGTCTAATTGCTGACCGTCACAAACCTCTAAAGCAGTTTTGCTAAATAATTGTGCAAGCTTTTGAAAAACTTCAGGCTCATAATTTTCAAAATATTGGTATGCCAAAATAAGCATAGCATCACCAGATAAAATACCTGTATTTATATTCCATTTTTCGTGTACAGTTTCCTTTCCTCTTCTTAAAGGAGCATCATCCATTATGTCATCATGTACTAAAGTGAAGTTATGAAAAACTTCAACAGCAAATGCAGCAGGTAGAGCTTTTTGATAGTTATTAGAAAAAATATCAGCAGCAATTAAAGTTAAGACTGGGCGAATTCTTTTTCCTCCTAATCTCAAGATGTAATCTATTGGTTGATAAAGATTTTTAGGTTCTTTTGTAAACTTCTGAGATTCTAAAAAAGTTATAAAGTCTGATTGATATGATAATATGTCCAAATCTGAAAATTTTTGTAAAAATAAGGTAAAGATAAATTTTAACTATAACCTACATGTTAAAAAAGTTTAAAACCTTGGAAACTTTTTTTGTTTCTGAAGTTTCCTGTTGTACATTTGCATCCGATTATGAGAAATAAAATAATTAATAAAGCAGGAGAAATGTTTTTAACCTTAGGGTTTAAAAGCACAACGATGGATGATATAGCGAAAGAACTTGGCATGTCTAAAAAAACATTATACAAGTACTTTTCAAATAAAACAGCTTTGGTAGATGCTAGCACAGAATCGGTTCATAATACAATAAGTGAAACGATTGAGATGGTCAAAAGCCAAAATTACAATGCTGTAGAAGAGGAGTTTGCTGTGAAGGCAATTTTTAAAGAAATGTTTAAAAATGCAAAAACTTCCCCTATGTACCAACTAAAAAAATACTATCCAGAAACCTATACAAAACTAATAGAACGAGAAGTTTGTATGTTTAGAGATTGTAACGTAGATAATTTAAAAAAGGGAGTTGAACAAGGTTTGTACCGAACAAACATAAAAGGAGACCTTTTAGTAAATTTTTACTTTACATTAGTTTTTGGTGTGTTTGAAAGTGAATTGTACAGCAACGATATGCAAGAGGTTATGGAAATTGAATATGAAATTTTAGAATATCATATTAGAGCGATAGCGACTCCAAAAGGAGTAAAAGAATTAGAGAAACAATTAAAAAACATAAACAAAAACTAAAAATAATGAGGAAATACATATATAGTGTATTTGTGTTCTTTTTTACAGGGTATATAATTGCTCAAGAAAAAGAAATGAGTTTATCAATGCAAGAGGCAATTGATTATGCTATAAAGAACAGTTACGATAATAAAGTATCTTTAAACGATATTGAAGCAGCTAAGAAGAAAAAATGGGAAACTACTACTATTGGTTTACCACAAATAAACGGGAAAGTAGAATATCAAAATTGGCTAAAACAACAGGTGTCTTTATTACCAGTAGCAGCTTTTGATAATACTCAAAGCACAATAGATGTGGTAGAGGAATATTTTGATGGAGTAATTAGAAACGGAAAACAAGTTGTAACTCCAACAGGATTCGTTCCTTTAAGGTTTGGAACAAAACAAACAATGAATGCTTCAGTAACATTAACACAGCTGTTATTTGACGGGTCATATTTAGTAGGGCTGCAATCAGCAAAAACATACTTGAAAATTTCAGAACAAGCAAAGGTAAAAACAGAGTTAGCAACACGCGAAGCTGTTATTAATGCTTATGGAAATGTATTAGTTACAGAAAAGTCAATTGAAATCTTAGAAAATAACAAAAAGATATTAGAGAAAAACTTGAATGAAACCCAGAAAACCTATGACAATGGGTTAACAGAATTAGAAAACGTAGAGCAATTACAAATTACTTTAGGTAATGTTGAGAGTAACTTAAGAAACGCTGAACGATTAAAAGAAATAGCATACCAAATGCTGAATGTTTCTTTAGGAAACTCGATTGAAACAAAATTAACACTAACTTCTTCCTTAGATAATCTGGTTATTGATAATACCGATTTAAGTTTATTAGCTACTCAATTTAATATTGATAATCATATAGATTTTAAAATTGCTCAAAATGATAGAGAAAGTAAGCGTTTGCTAATGAAGTTGGAGCAGAGTAAAGCTTTACCAAGCTTATCAGCGTTTATAAACTATGGAGCTAATGCCAATTCAGACGATTTTAATTTCTTAGAGAGAAATCAAAAGTGGTTTGACTATTCGTTATTTGGAGTAACCTTAAATGTGCCTATTTTTAGTAGTTTGGGAAGAAGTTCAAGAACAGCGCAAGCAAAAATAGCATTGGAAAATGCAGACATTCGATTAGAAGAAGCAAAGCAAAAGTTAAACTTACAAGTACAAAGAGCTAAAAGCGAGTATCAATTAGGAATTGAAAATTACGAAACAGCGAAGAAAAACTTAGCATTAGCTGAACGAATAGAAAAAAAGCAACAAGTAAAGTTTTTTGAAGGGATTTCTTCAAGCTTCGATTTACTACAAGCACAAAATCAGTTATACACACAGCAAAACAATTACGTACAATCAATGTTGAACGTAATTGCTAAGAAAGCACAATTAGAAAACGCATTAAACATACCACTAAAATAAAATCAACTATAATGAGAAAAATATATTCACTATTCGCAATTACATTGCTTTTAACCTCATGTGGAGGTAAAAAAGAGCAATCTGTACAAGACGTAATAGCATCTAACGATTTAGCTAAAATTAGAGAGAAAAAAGCGTCGTTAGATACACAAATGCAAACACTATCTGATGAAATTAAGGTTTTAAATGATAAAATTTCTGAGTTAGACACGAATAAAAAAGTTCCATTAATTACAGTTCTTTC
Encoded proteins:
- a CDS encoding TetR/AcrR family transcriptional regulator, with the translated sequence MRNKIINKAGEMFLTLGFKSTTMDDIAKELGMSKKTLYKYFSNKTALVDASTESVHNTISETIEMVKSQNYNAVEEEFAVKAIFKEMFKNAKTSPMYQLKKYYPETYTKLIEREVCMFRDCNVDNLKKGVEQGLYRTNIKGDLLVNFYFTLVFGVFESELYSNDMQEVMEIEYEILEYHIRAIATPKGVKELEKQLKNINKN
- a CDS encoding BCCT family transporter — protein: MKKAKKIIRSDERKSIFGLNVNGPVFFTSSIVIILSVALTLLFKERAQSYFDITQNFIANKTGWLFILAVNIFVAFMLYLAFSKYGSLRIGGAKAKPEFSTTSWFSMLFSAGMGIGLLFWSIAEPVYHFSSPPLADPNTAAAAKEAMNVTFLHWGLHAWGIYALVGLSLAYFTYSRGLPLTIRSVFYPFLGDRIHGRIGDIIDIFAVLATVFGLATSLGLGVKQVAAGLEHVFGLNSGISLQIWLIVGITLIATISVISGVDKGVKFLSEMNMRIAVLLLLAVVILGPTIFILKSFVQNTGSYANDLISLSTWAEAYTGTEWQNSWTIFYWGWWIAWSPFVGMFIARVSKGRTIREFILGVLIVPTLITLFWITAFGATSLHEILGGDTTIADGVNDNVATALFVFLEDFPFSMALNIIAIVLIASFFVTSSDSGSLVVDSLTSGGKIDAPVGQRIFWALAEGAVAAVLLLGGGLKALQTASIATGLPFTLLLLLMCYSLFKGLKEDYKEHLKRLNQKEKEEYQETVKRLIDSKKQKS
- a CDS encoding polyprenyl synthetase family protein — translated: MDILSYQSDFITFLESQKFTKEPKNLYQPIDYILRLGGKRIRPVLTLIAADIFSNNYQKALPAAFAVEVFHNFTLVHDDIMDDAPLRRGKETVHEKWNINTGILSGDAMLILAYQYFENYEPEVFQKLAQLFSKTALEVCDGQQLDVDFETRNDVTINEYIEMITLKTSVLVAAALKMGAIVAKADEEQAQHLYNYGLNLGIAFQLQDDYLDTFGDPDSFGKQVGGDIIENKKTYLYLKALEVANSSDKENLLDLYNRKQKNNTEKVAIVSSIFRKNNIPEETHKLIEYYTDKSFESLNHLNISDQHKEGLRTFGKNLMSRKV
- a CDS encoding TolC family protein — encoded protein: MRKYIYSVFVFFFTGYIIAQEKEMSLSMQEAIDYAIKNSYDNKVSLNDIEAAKKKKWETTTIGLPQINGKVEYQNWLKQQVSLLPVAAFDNTQSTIDVVEEYFDGVIRNGKQVVTPTGFVPLRFGTKQTMNASVTLTQLLFDGSYLVGLQSAKTYLKISEQAKVKTELATREAVINAYGNVLVTEKSIEILENNKKILEKNLNETQKTYDNGLTELENVEQLQITLGNVESNLRNAERLKEIAYQMLNVSLGNSIETKLTLTSSLDNLVIDNTDLSLLATQFNIDNHIDFKIAQNDRESKRLLMKLEQSKALPSLSAFINYGANANSDDFNFLERNQKWFDYSLFGVTLNVPIFSSLGRSSRTAQAKIALENADIRLEEAKQKLNLQVQRAKSEYQLGIENYETAKKNLALAERIEKKQQVKFFEGISSSFDLLQAQNQLYTQQNNYVQSMLNVIAKKAQLENALNIPLK
- a CDS encoding universal stress protein, translating into MKIKNILVALDLSELDVTLIKYCSMLAKNHETENVYFIHNVKKYEISNLFSEQLENISIEDIIEEELDNSINKHFDADCNYELLVSDDAYTESLISYVANKYHADLIILGNKNTYKGSGSVSGKLLRMAKCNILSIPKEANLNPENLMIATDFSSASLKAFNTASSINKKKEQPTLKVLNVFKIPQLFFPYIKIDKAREKVEKHVSLQFEKLLNKTKASNVETIKASAGDDSIPEKIRAIAEKDKTDILFVADKGHNNFTSLLVGSVTEELFTQDLHIPLWVVKHYIAS